From a region of the Abditibacteriaceae bacterium genome:
- a CDS encoding DUF2227 family putative metal-binding protein, whose amino-acid sequence MPSGTVHAACSLSLAVPCFAFAYGISGNHLPTAAACALGCVLGIPLTPDLDQEGLNSSEHAIIKWTFGLGFVWVMLWYPYARLCKHRSPLSHWPLLGTLGRLLYMTIFVGIAVALGWKMPLLPTALLSWGLAGLALSDGAHWLLDSTLGDRRR is encoded by the coding sequence GTGCCGTCGGGAACCGTTCATGCTGCGTGCAGTTTGTCTTTAGCCGTTCCGTGTTTTGCTTTTGCCTATGGCATCAGCGGCAACCACTTGCCAACCGCTGCCGCGTGCGCTCTCGGCTGTGTGCTGGGAATTCCTCTCACTCCCGATCTCGATCAGGAAGGACTGAATAGTTCCGAACACGCGATTATCAAGTGGACGTTTGGGCTGGGATTCGTTTGGGTGATGCTGTGGTATCCCTACGCTCGGCTTTGCAAACACCGCTCGCCGCTTTCCCACTGGCCTCTTCTGGGAACGCTGGGCCGCTTGCTGTATATGACGATTTTTGTGGGAATCGCGGTGGCTTTAGGTTGGAAAATGCCGCTGTTGCCAACTGCACTTTTATCTTGGGGCCTGGCTGGCCTTGCTCTAAGCGACGGCGCACACTGGCTGCTCGATTCCACATTAGGCGACCGCCGTCGTTAG